A region of Piscinibacter gummiphilus DNA encodes the following proteins:
- a CDS encoding CHAD domain-containing protein, with translation MTDTPVPADPRRFVQQAVAACLDPVLRNARELSAGSQDPEHVHQLRVGLRRLRTALRELPEFNARLDPGWEPVLAHTFRELGKHRDQTLLASKTGQALWRAGAPGLEADAVGARSPSPASLARARPLQQALKALSLFTVEPPGPDADAFDGDTLDAVGVRLDKLHRQVRKSATRFAEMPAEEQHAVRKRLKRLRYLAEFIAPAYRGAKVSAYFDALKPAQDALGEHNDEATALDHFRARAPRHPEAWFAVGWLTARQPVSAHVAAKALRRAGKAEPFWHGRPKTPR, from the coding sequence ATGACAGACACCCCCGTGCCGGCGGATCCCCGGCGCTTCGTCCAGCAGGCCGTCGCGGCCTGCCTCGACCCGGTCCTGCGCAACGCCCGCGAACTGTCGGCCGGCAGCCAGGACCCCGAGCACGTGCACCAGCTGCGCGTCGGGCTGCGCCGCCTGCGCACCGCGCTGCGCGAGCTGCCGGAGTTCAATGCGCGGCTCGACCCCGGCTGGGAGCCGGTGCTGGCCCACACCTTCCGCGAACTGGGCAAACACCGCGACCAGACGCTGCTCGCATCGAAGACCGGGCAGGCACTGTGGCGGGCCGGGGCACCCGGGCTCGAGGCGGACGCGGTGGGTGCCCGGTCGCCCTCCCCCGCATCGCTGGCGCGCGCCCGTCCTCTGCAGCAAGCGCTGAAGGCCTTGAGCCTCTTCACCGTGGAGCCGCCCGGCCCGGACGCCGACGCCTTCGACGGCGACACCCTCGACGCGGTGGGCGTGCGCCTGGACAAGCTGCACCGCCAGGTCCGCAAGAGCGCGACACGTTTCGCGGAGATGCCCGCCGAGGAACAGCACGCGGTCCGCAAGCGGCTCAAGCGCCTGCGCTACCTCGCGGAGTTCATCGCGCCGGCCTACCGGGGGGCGAAGGTGTCCGCGTACTTCGATGCGCTGAAGCCCGCGCAGGACGCGCTGGGTGAACACAACGACGAGGCCACGGCCCTCGACCACTTCCGCGCCCGGGCCCCCCGCCACCCCGAGGCCTGGTTCGCGGTGGGCTGGCTCACGGCGCGCCAGCCGGTGTCGGCGCACGTCGCGGCCAAGGCCCTTCGGCGTGCCGGCAAGGCAGAGCCCTTCTGGCACGGGCGGCCGAAGACGCCGCGCTGA
- a CDS encoding MetQ/NlpA family ABC transporter substrate-binding protein gives MRQLLPLLSVLAAFAVPVAASAQDTLRVAASPVPHAEILEFVKPKLKAQGVDLEVKVFTDYVQPNIAVADKLVDANFFQHQPYLDAFNRDRKTSIVAVPDGLVHVEPFGAYSKKIQRVADLPVGATIAIPNDPSNTGRALVLLQKQGLIKLKDPSKILSTARDIAENPKKLVFRELEAAQLPRALPDVDLALINTNYALEAKLVPTRDALFIEGADSPYANLLAARNDNAASPALKKLIAVLHTPEVKKFIEEKYKGAVVPAF, from the coding sequence ATGCGCCAACTGCTCCCCCTCCTCTCCGTGCTCGCCGCCTTCGCCGTGCCTGTCGCGGCCTCCGCGCAGGACACCCTGCGCGTCGCCGCGTCCCCCGTGCCCCACGCCGAGATCCTCGAGTTCGTGAAGCCGAAGCTCAAGGCCCAGGGTGTGGACCTCGAGGTCAAGGTGTTCACCGACTACGTGCAGCCCAACATCGCCGTGGCCGACAAGCTCGTCGACGCGAACTTCTTCCAGCACCAACCGTACCTCGATGCGTTCAACCGCGACCGCAAGACGAGCATCGTGGCCGTGCCCGATGGCCTGGTCCACGTCGAACCGTTCGGCGCCTACTCGAAGAAGATCCAGCGCGTGGCCGACCTGCCGGTAGGCGCCACCATCGCGATCCCGAACGACCCGTCCAACACGGGCCGTGCGCTCGTGCTGCTGCAGAAGCAGGGCCTGATCAAGCTGAAGGATCCGTCGAAGATCCTGTCGACCGCGCGCGACATCGCCGAGAACCCGAAGAAGCTCGTCTTCCGCGAACTGGAGGCCGCGCAGCTGCCGCGTGCACTGCCCGACGTCGACCTGGCGCTGATCAACACGAACTACGCGCTGGAGGCCAAGCTCGTGCCCACGCGCGACGCGCTGTTCATCGAGGGCGCCGACTCGCCGTACGCGAACCTGCTGGCCGCACGCAACGACAACGCGGCCAGCCCGGCGTTGAAGAAGCTGATCGCGGTGCTGCACACGCCGGAGGTGAAGAAGTTCATCGAGGAGAAGTACA